One region of Eupeodes corollae chromosome 1, idEupCoro1.1, whole genome shotgun sequence genomic DNA includes:
- the LOC129939837 gene encoding uncharacterized protein LOC129939837 isoform X1: MSKRCCAQHCFNCTLYTKNISYFSFPKNKMFADQWADLAGRSDLKEKPLTRIIKYFLCSEHFTANCFHDKETRQILKRDLPHSIALPSIFKNNLHETMQISNPKQSIEVHNIVLLQNDDDESKPNNSILGYEIDSNSLSEEYSCDSEKPSRKEICKTIQDGRDVLEIECLESEEQESHQQDENGDNLNAVYLPYQCRLCFKELKNDDLITAFEDSLHLQEFISRVMSDKITVGDEFSQVVCKNCENNSLLCLIIIQQMDATQQKIASSSEHLT; encoded by the exons ATGTCCAAAAGATGCTGTGCACAACATTGTTTCAATTGCACtttatacacaaaaaatatttcctatttcAGTTTccccaaaaacaaaatgtt TGCAGATCAATGGGCTGATTTAGCCGGACGCAGTGACCTCAAGGAAAAGCCACTAACTCGTATCATTAAGTATTTTCTATGCTCAGAACACTTTACAGCCAATTGCTTTCATGACAAAGAAACAAGACAAATTCTCAAGAGAGATCTTCCTCATTCAATTGCGCTtccttccatttttaaaaataatcttcatGAAACAATGCAAATCTCCAACCCAAAACAATCAATCGAAGTTCATAATATCGTACTCCTTCAAAACGACGATGATGAGAGTAAACCAAACAACAGTATTCTCGGTTATGAAATCGATTCGAATAGTTTGAGTGAAGAATATTCCTGTGATTCAGAAAAGCCAAGTAGAAAAGAAATCTGCAAAACGATACAAGATGGAAGGGATGTTCTAGAAATAGAATGTCTTGAGTCGGAAGAACAAGAGAGTCACCAACAAGACGAGAATGGAGATAATTTGAATGCCGTTTATCTACCATATCAATGTAGACtttgttttaaagaattaaaaaatgatgATCTCATAACAGCATTCGAGGATTCCTTACATTTACAGGAGTTCATAAGTAGAGTCATGAGTGACAAG aTAACTGTTGGTGATGAATTTTCCCAAGTTGTAtgtaaaaattgtgaaaataacTCATTGCTGTGCCTCATAATAATCCAACAAATGGATGCAACTCAGCAGAAAATCGCATCTTCTAGCGAACACCTTACATAG
- the LOC129939837 gene encoding uncharacterized protein LOC129939837 isoform X2 gives MQISNPKQSIEVHNIVLLQNDDDESKPNNSILGYEIDSNSLSEEYSCDSEKPSRKEICKTIQDGRDVLEIECLESEEQESHQQDENGDNLNAVYLPYQCRLCFKELKNDDLITAFEDSLHLQEFISRVMSDKITVGDEFSQVVCKNCENNSLLCLIIIQQMDATQQKIASSSEHLT, from the exons ATGCAAATCTCCAACCCAAAACAATCAATCGAAGTTCATAATATCGTACTCCTTCAAAACGACGATGATGAGAGTAAACCAAACAACAGTATTCTCGGTTATGAAATCGATTCGAATAGTTTGAGTGAAGAATATTCCTGTGATTCAGAAAAGCCAAGTAGAAAAGAAATCTGCAAAACGATACAAGATGGAAGGGATGTTCTAGAAATAGAATGTCTTGAGTCGGAAGAACAAGAGAGTCACCAACAAGACGAGAATGGAGATAATTTGAATGCCGTTTATCTACCATATCAATGTAGACtttgttttaaagaattaaaaaatgatgATCTCATAACAGCATTCGAGGATTCCTTACATTTACAGGAGTTCATAAGTAGAGTCATGAGTGACAAG aTAACTGTTGGTGATGAATTTTCCCAAGTTGTAtgtaaaaattgtgaaaataacTCATTGCTGTGCCTCATAATAATCCAACAAATGGATGCAACTCAGCAGAAAATCGCATCTTCTAGCGAACACCTTACATAG